From Cotesia glomerata isolate CgM1 linkage group LG2, MPM_Cglom_v2.3, whole genome shotgun sequence, a single genomic window includes:
- the LOC123258837 gene encoding protein Hook homolog 3: MSNYQLESLIKWLNTFDLVAGHSSPEDLSDGVAISEALNQIDPDWFSTSWKSKIKTNIGTNWRLRVSNLKKIVEAIMEYYSEFLSQPLSGFIKPNSSKIGEHNDFDELKKLLQLVLGCAINCTQKQQYITSIMKMEETVQQAIMQNIQELDNSLHGSRLNLGASLNFDSIDINNGSNQKLLEDLQTTIDLKDQLGQRCHELDQQLSLLQEEKALLISENKKLQKYLEESENSEHSVPSLKYSGLRKQIESLKEEIFKIETSRDDYRLRTESLEKEIFELQSKQEELQKVADEANTLKDEIDALRETADKVAKYELTIDSYKKKLEDMSDLRRQLRILEDKSAEYTKLKVDYEEELKKSSIARNHLELCKQQLSECYHKLNEQITKYDKLEFQSKKLETELKSMQREKERLIVERDYLKESNEELKYTQLQTIDNANPTSVHAISNTDLSFAEMKEKLLRLENETKLLKLEQLGHIEKLPIVQALLDNSEKELNTFKSRNDEANRYIMELETKLEQLTEYHSENTKADNSNLQQKILQLQNESKLYVIDRDQLIVQLEEKEAAIQALKQKIVNLQDNILHKEFEINALEERYKKYIEKAKTVIKSIDPRQSNYPCEMLLLRNQIIEKHQIIDNMKQSLNEFKLLSEMEEKLIISAFYHLGFICQRELVDQRLLIFNSTQGNSFLTRQRQFPVRRTINYSIFNSK, encoded by the coding sequence atgagcaattATCAACTAGAAAGTTTAATCAAATGGTTAAATACATTTGATCTTGTTGCTGGTCATTCGTCGCCAGAAGATCTTAGCGATGGAGTTGCGATTTCAGAAGCACTAAACCAAATTGATCCTGACTGGTTTAGTACAAGTTGGaaatcgaaaataaaaacaaatattggAACAAACTGGCGACTTCGAgtaagcaatttaaaaaaaattgtcgaaGCCATCATGGAGTATTATAGTGAATTTTTGAGTCAACCTTTATCTGGATTTATCAAGCCTAACTCTTCAAAGATAGGAGAACATAACGATTTTGATGAACTCAAAAAACTCTTACAATTAGTTCTTGGTTGTGCTATTAATTGTACGCAAAAACAACAATATATAACATCCATTATGAAAATGGAAGAAACAGTCCAACAAGCAATCATGCAAAATATACAAGAATTGGATAATAGCTTACATGGTTCACGCCTTAACCTCGGAGCGAGCTTAAACTTTGATTCAATCGATATTAACAATGGATcgaatcaaaaattattggaaGATTTACAAACAACTATAGATTTGAAGGATCAATTAGGTCAACGATGCCACGAGCTTGATCAACAATTATCTTTATTGCAAGAAGAAAAAGCTTTGCTTATTTctgaaaataagaaattacaaaaatatctaGAAGAATCAGAAAATTCAGAACATTCAGTTCCAAGTTTGAAATATTCAGGGCTACGAAAGCAAATTGAGTCtttgaaagaagaaatttttaaaatagaaacaTCTAGAGATGACTATCGATTGAGGACAGAATCACtagaaaaagaaatatttgaattGCAATCAAAACAAGAAGAACTTCAAAAAGTAGCTGATGAAGCCAATACATTGAAAGATGAAATTGATGCTTTGCGTGAGACTGCTGACAAAGTAGCTAAATATGAACTTACTATTgattcatacaaaaaaaaattggaagaTATGAGTGATTTAAGACGACAACTACGTATTTTAGAAGATAAAAGCGCAGAATATACGAAATTAAAAGTAGACTACgaagaagaattaaaaaaatcatcgaTTGCTCGAAATCATTTAGAGTTATGTAAGCAACAATTGTCAGAATGTTATCATAAGCTCAATGaacaaattacaaaatatgATAAACTTGAATTTCAATCGAAAAAATTGGAAACCGAGTTAAAGTCAATGCAGCGTGAGAAAGAAAGATTAATTGTCGAACgtgattatttaaaagaaagtAATGAAGAATTGAAATATACACAATTACAAACGATTGACAATGCAAATCCTACTTCAGTTCATGCTATTTCAAATACCGATTTATCATTTGctgaaatgaaagaaaaattattgcgTTTAGAAAATGAAACCAAGCTACTAAAATTAGAGCAGTTAGGacatattgaaaaattacctATTGTACAAGCTTTACTTGATAATTCTGAAAAAGAATTGAATACCTTCAAAAGTCGAAATGATGAAGCTAATCGATATATAATGGAATTAGAAACAAAACTAGAACAACTTACTGAGTACCATAGTGAAAATACTAAAGCTGATAACAGCAATTTGCAACAAAAGATTTTGCAATTACAAAATGAAAGCAAATTGTATGTAATCGACCGTGATCAATTAATTGTACAattagaagaaaaagaagCAGCTATTCAagcattaaaacaaaaaattgttaatctGCAAGATAATATCTTGCATAAAGAGTTCGAGATCAATGCTTTAGAAGAacgatataaaaaatatattgaaaaggCAAAAACTGTTATTAAAAGTATAGATCCTCGGCAAAGTAATTATCCGTGTGAAATGTTGTTACTACGTAatcaaataattgaaaaacatCAGATTATAGATAACATGAAACAATCTttgaatgaatttaaattactaaGCGAAATGGAAGAGAAATTGATAATATCAGCATTTTATCACTTAGGATTTATTTGTCAACGAGAGCTAGTAGATCAACGCCTTCTAATATTCAATTCTACTCAAGGAAATTCTTTTTTGACTCGTCAACGACAATTTCCTGTGCGACgaactattaattattcaatatttaattcaaagtaa